Below is a genomic region from Tripterygium wilfordii isolate XIE 37 chromosome 12, ASM1340144v1, whole genome shotgun sequence.
GTAAGTTTAGCTTAGTAAAGCCAAAATTTTCAAACGTGCTTAATGAATAATACAGGTATTTTGATACCTTGAAAGTTCATTTTGTCAGATTAGCATAGTATAATAAGGACCCTTCAACTTATCCAAACAAAGATTCATGGTCTACACAAAGTTTTCAATGTAAATGCAGTCATATTCATAATGATGTGCACAAAAAGTTCACGTACTGGAACTTCAACTTTAGAGAACATTTGAACTCCTCTGCGAGCATCAATCAATGCAACATCTTGTGGAGTTGATACAATCAATGCACCTGCCATCCAATAGACATTGATTACCAGCCAAATTACTTTGGGATGTTCTATATAATATGAGAAAGAAacattaaagggaaaaaaaaaaccctacggTTTCACAATTTGTCAGGTAAATATGAGATTATTATCACCCTAGTTGAATGACAAGTGAAGTATGCTTGTGTGAAAATAAATTTACCAGACAGTTTCAGATTCTGGGACATAGTTAACTGAGCATCACCAGTTCCTGGGGGCATATCCACCACAAGAACATCAAGATTGCCCCAGCTAACGCCCCTCGTCATTTTCTGAAGAGCACTCATAACCTGCAAGAATAACTTAATTCAAGTTCttaacaaagagagaaaaagcaCTATGTTCTAGACATAACCAAGTATTACAATCCTTTTCCATGTTTTTTCAactttctttcaaaaaattttccAACTTCTGCTAAATTTTGGGATTGATAATGGAAATTCTCATGTtagtataatattaaaaaagcAACCTCAAGCAAGAAAAAGATATACCACACTCATACACATATTATGAGGTGACATACCATGGGACCTCTCCACACAATAGGGGCATCCTTCTCCACAAGGAATCCAATTGACATACATTGAACTCCATAGCTTTCAATTGGAATCATCTTTGAATCTGAAAGAAAGAGGGAGACTAAGTTATTTAGAAACCATTATGAGGACATTGTACAGCACACACTCCAAAGAATTAAATAATAACTATCTACAGTATCTAGCAAAATCACAAGATGACCGCACAGAGCCTTATGTATTGAGCCCTTACCTCCATCTACATCTGGCTTTCTATGTATTTTCATCATGGTAGGAATAGATGGTCCATAAACATCAGCGTCAAGCAAACCAACCTTCAGTTGACAATTCCGAGCAAGTGCCACAGCCAAGTTGACTGCAACTCACAAGCATATATAAGCCAAAACAAGAGTGCCAACAATAATAACATAGCAATGGTAGCATATTTCCATCTGCTATTGAACAATGGTgcattgattttattatttgtctatCAATTATATTCCCCAAAGCTgtcaatttaatattttaatcacTTGTCACCTTGAGTTATTTTGCATGAAATCCTATCTAAATCAGCTCACAGCATATCATACTTCCTAAGTCAAGCATTTTGCAGTCCACGTATGCGTGTTTACCAATTGAAAAACCCTAGAACTCAAACGAAAAACACAGCTCAAGGATTCTGACATTCAAATAATGCTCACGAGAATTACCACCTAATTATCTTGTGGATGCCTGAATTTCACTGGTTTCCACTTTAATCACCAGCGAGAAAAAGAAAACCTCACTCTTGACATGTTTCATGAACTTCAAACCTCAGGGTTTATGCTCTTCCAACAAATGGCCTAATAGCCTAACCTTCAAAGACCTTTACTTTGAAACTTTTACAGCATAAAAAAACACTCTAAGCCACAAATCATAAACCATTGTGAGCTCGCTATCATTTTTAGCCATCAACAACTATTAAACACGAAATTAATACAAAATTGTAAAATCGGGAACGAGTTCAATCAAAATCTCTAacaattttaattaaattgattGAAAAAGTTCATCAATAAGAAGAATAGGAGGCACCGCACACCTGCAGTGGTGGACTTGCCAACGCCACCTTTACCAGAAGCCACAGCTATAACATCCTTAACTCCCTCAAGCCGCAACCCTCCGCGACTAACTGCTGAATAACCCCTTACACCTCCAAGCTTCTACACAAAAAACCTAACGAATCAGAACAACAATAACCGCTAATTCCAAACacagggaagaagaagaagaagaaagaagtagCAAGTAAACAAACAAAAGGAGGCATATAGGAGAAAATAATTCTCACGGTGAAATATCGCAACAAGCCCTTCATGACTCGGCCAAGAATAAGAGGAAATgaaatggagattttggaatgaAGTTGAAGAGAGTGAACTGCTAATGTCGTGAGTttagtcccacatcgaaaataGAGAAAGAGACGGACGAAAAAGGAACTACAAAAGAAGAGAGACTGTGCTGTTGAAACATACTTACCTGGACTGGGTCAATGGGTGATCAATGAGGCCCATGGCCTAGGTCAGTGACCTCCATTGCACTTAGGAGGGGTGCTGCCCTAAGGTCTCCCCATTGAGGGAGAGCCTAAGTCATAATTTGTGGAAGAGGGCGGCCTGCGTTCGCGCGGCCCCTGCCCAATCTCAAACAAATTTTAAAGGCCCATGGACCATTTGTCATGTTAGATAATTCGGACAATTGACAGTAATAGCattttagacaacttaattgtaaaaaggttatagacatttttaaaattgtaaaaaagtgtaatttaagggtaatttggtcatctgacttaagatattttttagtttatacctataataccctcctctttcttcttcttcttctccctccaactatccaactctagtgtgtcctctctttctctcattcttctctactaaaagttatctccttcttcttcttctggttctcgatctggttcttcgttgtcttcttctccgtttttggccgagttccTCCTCtattcatctccttcttcgtcgttgctcaatctggactgcgtcgagttgctctgcttcgtttttgacagatctggactatgcttcgttgttcaatctgggttgtgctttgttcttttgcagatctggactctggttcgttttttgcagagatgtatcgctatagtatcactatagtatcaccaacaccaaaaaaccactaaaatgatgaaactagtatgcatacttcatcttcctaactacttttcctttcttgattttcttttcttggttacctctcttgttcgttttgaaaaaacatttacaagtgcagagatgtatcactatagtatcacgaacacaaaaaattcattaaaatgatacaattgaaccaatatgcatacttcttcttcctaattatttttcctttcttggttttcttttcttggtttgtacatctcttgctcgttttggaaaaacatttacagctgcagagatgtatcactatagtatcacgaacatcaaaaatccactaaaatgacataattgaaccagaaagacatgtaatgctatcaaatttacattctaacatttatatcatcattttatgagccaaaaatataaattgaacactaaattggatcttctatttaaaagtatcactattgtatcacaattcgtggagagagaaaatcaaaattgaggttattttggtaaaagatgatccccagtatacttttttaaaatgatgttttagtgattgtacttttttacaattaagtataatctagtgtaccggcctccaaaagtccctagATAATTTTTGTTTAGCCCAATTCTTAACATCGGCGATTCTATTTGATCGTAGAGCTGCTTGGTCTGGGCCAAGTTACTTGTTAATGATTGACGCCGGTGGTTACAGGGCCAACTATTGTTCGTGAGCGCGCAGGCCCAATGGGAGTTGTTTTTATGAGGCCCAATTGGTTCTCAGGAAGAGAATTGGACAATGAACTAgagcatttttttgttttggcacTCCTATAATAATTTATTGGGTATATAACATCCTATTTCAATTATTTAGTGATATAACACCATGCCGTTGTTGTAAACAACGACACTATCTTGTCTTTCTCAATGCCATTATTGTGAACAACGACACCATCGTATCTTTCTCAATGTCGTTGTTATGAGCAGCGGCATTAGAAATTTTACATAATGCCGCTACCGGTAGTAGCGGCATTTCAAAACATTGTTGCGATGACAAACAATGAGATATTATGCTGGAATCTTCGACGGAGTTTGATGATCTTCAAGTAGAGAGGGAATGGCAAGAATTGGTAAGCTGAACAGATAGAAAGCAAAGCCAACATGCATCTCATTATAGCTTCGATGTGGAGAGGGTTTGTGCTTGACTCTTGGGTATGGAtgtcaagaacttcttgaagtTGGTACTTTGTCTATCATTGGAAGAAACTGCAAGAAAGATAAGGCCTCTTGGAGCCTGTAAAACATCTTGGGCATAGAAGCTAGTGAGAGGAGAAGCTTTATGGTTTTCCATTTGTGATCACTTTGGAGTCAATAAGTTGACCAGTCGAGTATCCATTTGTGAGAGGAGAAGCCTTGGTCGCATATCAGTTGACCGGTCGATTCAGTATCACCACCGCCTCCGCATCATCTCTGTTGCCATCACCTCCATAATCCTAGATGCATTGAAAATTAGGGTTCTAGGGAtgtagattatgttttttagaaaaaaaaaacacaaaaaggtgGTATACtcataattgttatattttttattggggtTTATTTAGAGTGGGGTGTTCGTAACAAATATTAGGGTGCAAATAAAGTTCATCATTAAAATTTTGTCTTGATATTTTAAATCTTGTGAGTATTGCTACTGATAATAGTCTTTTAATTCAGATGAACTAATTTTGGTTGTCCATTAAATGATATTTGATGGCATAACTAATTGTTCAACCTACAACTACCATTTAATGTTCCACCCTTTATATGTTTTAGAACAATAtatttatgaaaaagaaaatgtggTATTGTCTTGATATTTTAAATCTTGTGAGTATTGCTACTGATAATAGTCTTTTAATTCAGATGAACTAATTTTGGTTGTCCATTAAATGATATTTGATGGCATAACTAATTGTTCAACCTACAACTACCATTTAATGTTCCACCCTTTATATGTTTTAGAACAATAtatttatgaaaaagaaaatgtggTAGGAAAATTAATCATTTGATTTGGATTATTGTTACTTCTACGATTGCAATAAGTTAGTTAAACCATCAATTCTTTTTAATCAAGAACGATATTATATAAGATTATTCTTTGAACATCTAACGAGAGTCTAAACTCAAGTCATCATGTTTGCGAACACATAAATTTACACATAACGACGGATTAAATTAGGCAAAAACACAACACGTgaacacaaaaatattgtttcaGGACATTCCGAATCCATACTGTATACAAAAGCAtacataaaattgaatgattaaCAAAAAGGTAAAGTGTCAACACTTAACCAGACAAAGTGAATCTGGAGCCATTGATACCGCCTGAGTCCCTAACCTATGAAATTCTTTTTACTGAGAGATGGATGGTAAAATGTAAATGGCAATGATGgtcaaagccaaaaaaaataaataaagtaaatCCAAAGCATCCCATTATTTGGCAACCAACAAATCATGAGCGGTTGATCTCAACGGTCATTCGTTTTCCTGGACAAGGACATCGTCGCGTCCTAGTTACTCTCGCGATTCTTCTTCTCGTTTTTCTCATCTCTCAAATTGCCTTTTATTTTTATCCACAATCGATCTATAGACCAGGTACCCGTCTTTCTTGTCTTTCCCATTTGCTTTAATGTATTGAATTTAGcttcttttcttgaatttcAACTTCTTTCGTGAATTCTCTGTCGCATTTGCAATATAGATTGTGCTTCACGACGACCCATTTATAGATTCAGATATGCCTAGTACCGGAATTTAGGTGCTTTTGTTTGAATTATGCGGATCGCGCAGAATGCTATTGTTATCGTTCTGTTCTCTGGTTCCAGTTTTGTAAGTTGTGTTTTAGAATAGTTTTTTCAATCTGGATTTTGATTCTTGATTTGGTGGTGTAAGTCTCTGCTCTTGCTAAATTTGAAATTGTCTTATAAGTTGATTCAGGCATTATATCAAACAACTGTGTGGGTGGGATTTCTTCCCTGATTTCAATTGCAGCTGTACTTTGTGGTTGGAGTTTATTGCGAAATTTACCAATTGGGTTGAGTCTATATTGTTTTTGACCCATTAGGCGAACCGGGTCTCTCTCAATTTGAGGATTTTGCTTCTCTGCTTGTATTTCCATTGTACAGTTTTCTTCCCCAGTTCTCAGTTTTTGTATTTGGAAATAAATGTTTTTTGACGTACCTTGAGTCTGAGATTATACAATTGGGATTTCCTGAAAACTTACATAAGCTTGTACGTAATGTAGTACCATTCTGAGGGGCTTTCTCAGAGTTGGCTTGTCCTCTTTCTAGGTTTCTATGGAACTTTTTTCAAAATTGATTAATTGATTTATTAGCTGGTCCTGAATTTTTCTAATATATCCTGACATTGAATTGTTGCAGCTTACTGATTTTAGGATGGGGTTACCAAGTTTGTTTAGGGATGATTGTGACAAATTCTACTTTGATCAATCAAAGTGTTCcttcatttgtccaa
It encodes:
- the LOC120011291 gene encoding iron-sulfur protein NUBPL; the encoded protein is MKGLLRYFTKLGGVRGYSAVSRGGLRLEGVKDVIAVASGKGGVGKSTTAVNLAVALARNCQLKVGLLDADVYGPSIPTMMKIHRKPDVDGDSKMIPIESYGVQCMSIGFLVEKDAPIVWRGPMVMSALQKMTRGVSWGNLDVLVVDMPPGTGDAQLTMSQNLKLSGALIVSTPQDVALIDARRGVQMFSKVEVPILGMVENMSYFKCPHCGEPSFIFGKGGTLKTANEMGLKLVGEIPIEVEIREGCDEGVPVVVSAPDSTVSKAYGEVAQKVVSRLEELANEKENGPEIIL